One genomic window of Verrucomicrobiia bacterium includes the following:
- a CDS encoding discoidin domain-containing protein — protein MRRTLFKAFILAFAMQAIADERPVTLAGTWRFQLDRSDAGIAQRWFERALPDRVKLPGDLSQQGIGDAPGLETKWIGGVQKPDWFKDPALAPYSKPGNFKFPYWLTPETHYAGAAWYQRDIEIPREWESQRVVLTLERPHWETRVWIDGRLIGTNNALGTPHEFDLGQVAPGKHTLTIRVDNRMIIDVGENSHSVSDHTQGNWNGIVGRLELRATPLVWIDEVGTVPQRTNRSVRVQGLLGNSSKKPGQGSVTLSVREKGHRRAIASAQVNATWTERGGSFEGELALGNSAEAWDEFNSKVYTVSASLNVSGALPDTPRHERETVVGFRDIGIDGTQFTINGRKLFFRGTLECAIFPKTGHPPTDLGSWKRIMDVCRAHGLNMIRFHSWCPPEAAFHAADDAGMYLQVECSSWANQSTTLGDGRPVDAWIYQEADRILKHYGNHPSFVLMLYGNEPGGPKQNEYLDKWVKHYRALDPRRLYSSGAGWPQIDANQFHVTPDPRIQLWGQGLKSRINGKPPETTTDYRDYINRRKVPVISHEIGQWCVYPNLDEIPKYTGYLKARNFEIFRASLEANHMLDQARDFLLASGKLQALCYKEDIEAALRTPGMGGFQLLDLHDFPGQGTALVGVLDPFWEEKGYISPDEYRRYCDSTVPLARLSRRVFTTEEALEADLEVAHFGAAPMQAVTRWKLVGQRQKVLASGALPARRINVDNAIALRRIRVPLDDVSGPQQCRLVVSIDGTIVTSEGARRRSERVSAENGWDLWVYPRHVNTEPASDIMIVEEMNRAALGALEAGGKVLLMIPPSRVKNADTNKVALGFSSIFWNTAWTHRQAPTTLGILCDPKHPALAEFPTDFHSNWQWWYLINRAGAMILDDMPAALRPTVQVIDDWVTNHRLALLFEAKVSGGNLMVCSVDLKNELETDPVRRQFRHSVLNYMSGSRFNPRVPLTPSQVRSLVSTAPEVKGLDVRAAESSSEETGYEASNAVDADPNTLWHTAWTPEPKRHPHELKIQFNSAREFSGVTILPRQDGPRNGWIREFVVYASNDGSIWGEPVAKGSFAQDAKLKSVSFDRTINAKFVRFVALSGFGSDPHASMAEFSLVDEGARAEMRDERGIPIRQVRGSVFEPAANQAIPITVDGRSGGLVFDGVGAVSAGGSSRLLIDYPEPQRSEILDYLFKPNYGAALQILKVEIGADSDTTAGAEPSHEREPGSINCGRGYEWWLIKEAKARNPAIKLAALAWGSAGWVNGGFWSDDNIQYTLNWLGCAALNGYRVDYLGGGNERGWDAEYYIRLAAALKQNGFGHVKVIASDDHNPPNYWSVATAMKNNPAFASAVDVVGQHDVCGWRTLQRHCSVSSDALELSKPLWDSENSTQDYLVGAEPLARVMTRHYLDAGVTANLNWALVSSMYSSFPCAGTGLMLADRPWSGYYDVGKIIWVDAHLTQFTEPGWRYLDSACGYSQGGASFTTLRSPVSGDYTMFIETLDQSRSETWDVSIEGGLSTHPVQLWSTAMRSADASRDFVHVGSIEPKNGRYQVKLEPGHVYTISTLTGQGKGDARPTASGVAQMPLPFREDFEAVDVGRFAKYFSDVHGAFEIAPASANHGGKVYRQVVSREPVIWHRTKMQPTTIVGDPRWWGDYEVSADALLEGKGSLALLGRVESQQHSAAGYHLQFADSGEWKLLSQDIRGVDTILASGTNNSFGVNKWHRLALRFEGATITATLDGAVMARVKDDSHTMGQVGFRVSPWQHAQFDNLRVVPTRPAPQLLARSEMKAVATSEHAMNDHGMIHIAANAIDDRLETTWRSEYSPIAPLPQSVTVDLGCEHAVQGLIHHPPIAGLSDAAGCITEYNVYLSADGSNFGKVASGRWRPGIAARTAAWPSASARFVRLEATASSSGSAVAVSELDVIASSSTGSSNTAQR, from the coding sequence ATGAGAAGAACCCTTTTCAAGGCATTCATTCTGGCCTTCGCGATGCAAGCCATCGCGGATGAACGACCCGTAACGCTCGCAGGCACTTGGCGATTTCAGCTGGATCGCTCTGACGCTGGAATCGCGCAGCGCTGGTTCGAACGCGCATTGCCGGATCGGGTGAAGTTGCCAGGCGATCTCAGCCAGCAGGGAATTGGAGATGCGCCGGGCCTGGAAACCAAATGGATCGGGGGCGTGCAGAAACCCGACTGGTTCAAGGACCCGGCGCTGGCGCCTTACAGCAAGCCCGGTAACTTCAAGTTCCCGTACTGGCTGACCCCCGAGACGCATTATGCCGGTGCGGCGTGGTACCAGCGCGACATCGAGATTCCACGGGAATGGGAATCGCAGCGCGTCGTGCTCACGCTGGAACGGCCGCATTGGGAGACGCGCGTGTGGATTGATGGACGCCTGATCGGCACCAACAATGCGCTGGGAACACCGCACGAGTTTGACCTCGGGCAGGTGGCGCCGGGCAAACATACGCTGACCATTCGCGTGGACAACCGGATGATCATCGACGTGGGGGAGAACTCCCACAGCGTCAGCGATCACACACAGGGCAATTGGAACGGCATCGTCGGCCGGCTGGAGCTTCGCGCAACGCCACTCGTTTGGATTGATGAGGTTGGAACAGTTCCGCAACGAACAAATCGTTCCGTTCGCGTGCAGGGCTTGCTGGGAAACAGCAGCAAAAAGCCGGGGCAGGGCAGCGTGACGTTGTCAGTCCGCGAGAAAGGCCACAGGCGTGCCATTGCCTCGGCGCAGGTGAACGCCACCTGGACTGAGCGCGGCGGAAGCTTCGAAGGGGAACTCGCGTTGGGCAATTCGGCCGAAGCGTGGGATGAATTCAATTCCAAGGTCTACACCGTCAGCGCGAGCTTGAATGTTTCCGGCGCATTGCCCGATACACCACGGCACGAGCGGGAAACCGTGGTAGGTTTTCGCGACATCGGAATCGACGGAACCCAGTTCACCATTAACGGTCGCAAGCTGTTCTTCCGCGGCACACTCGAGTGCGCCATTTTTCCGAAGACAGGTCATCCGCCAACGGATCTTGGATCGTGGAAACGGATCATGGACGTCTGCCGCGCGCATGGACTGAACATGATCCGGTTTCACTCCTGGTGCCCGCCCGAAGCTGCCTTTCACGCTGCCGACGACGCTGGCATGTACCTGCAGGTGGAGTGTTCCTCGTGGGCAAACCAGTCGACCACCCTTGGGGACGGAAGACCTGTTGATGCCTGGATCTATCAGGAAGCCGATCGCATCCTGAAGCACTACGGGAATCATCCGAGCTTCGTGCTGATGCTCTACGGCAACGAGCCCGGCGGACCGAAGCAGAATGAATATCTCGACAAGTGGGTGAAGCATTATCGCGCGCTGGATCCGCGGCGGCTCTACAGCAGCGGCGCGGGGTGGCCGCAGATCGATGCGAACCAGTTTCACGTCACGCCCGATCCGCGCATTCAGCTCTGGGGCCAGGGCTTGAAATCGCGGATCAACGGCAAGCCGCCAGAGACCACGACCGATTACCGCGATTACATCAACAGACGCAAGGTGCCGGTCATCAGCCATGAAATCGGCCAGTGGTGCGTCTACCCCAACCTTGATGAGATTCCGAAGTACACGGGTTATCTGAAGGCGCGAAACTTCGAAATTTTTCGCGCGAGCCTGGAGGCGAATCACATGCTGGACCAGGCGCGCGACTTCCTGCTCGCTTCGGGCAAGCTCCAGGCGTTGTGCTACAAGGAGGACATTGAAGCCGCCTTGCGCACGCCAGGCATGGGCGGCTTTCAATTGCTGGACCTGCACGACTTTCCCGGGCAGGGCACCGCGCTCGTTGGCGTGCTCGATCCGTTCTGGGAGGAAAAGGGTTACATCTCACCCGACGAGTACAGACGCTACTGCGACAGTACCGTTCCGCTGGCGCGCCTCTCGCGCCGCGTGTTCACGACTGAGGAAGCCTTGGAGGCTGACTTGGAGGTGGCTCATTTCGGAGCAGCACCGATGCAGGCGGTGACTCGATGGAAGCTCGTCGGCCAACGCCAAAAGGTGCTCGCGAGCGGTGCATTGCCGGCGCGGCGCATCAATGTCGACAACGCGATTGCCCTGCGCCGAATCCGCGTGCCGCTCGATGACGTCAGCGGTCCTCAACAGTGTCGCCTGGTTGTTTCCATCGATGGAACAATCGTGACAAGCGAGGGCGCACGGCGCCGGTCCGAGCGGGTGTCTGCTGAGAATGGTTGGGACCTTTGGGTTTATCCACGACACGTCAACACCGAGCCCGCTTCGGACATCATGATCGTCGAGGAGATGAACAGGGCGGCGTTGGGAGCGCTTGAGGCGGGCGGCAAGGTGCTGCTGATGATTCCACCGTCGCGTGTGAAGAATGCGGACACCAACAAGGTCGCGCTCGGCTTCTCGAGCATTTTTTGGAACACCGCGTGGACGCATCGCCAGGCGCCTACAACGCTCGGCATTCTTTGCGATCCAAAACATCCGGCGCTGGCTGAGTTCCCCACCGATTTTCACAGCAACTGGCAATGGTGGTACCTCATCAACCGCGCGGGGGCGATGATCCTCGACGACATGCCCGCGGCGCTGCGGCCCACTGTGCAAGTGATTGATGACTGGGTGACGAACCATCGGCTGGCGTTGCTGTTCGAGGCAAAGGTCAGTGGCGGGAACCTGATGGTCTGCAGCGTGGATTTGAAGAACGAACTGGAAACGGATCCCGTGCGGCGCCAGTTCCGCCACAGCGTTCTCAATTACATGTCGGGCAGCCGCTTTAATCCACGGGTGCCGCTCACACCCAGCCAGGTGCGAAGCCTGGTAAGCACGGCGCCGGAAGTGAAAGGGCTGGATGTGCGCGCGGCCGAATCGTCGAGCGAGGAGACCGGATACGAAGCCTCCAATGCGGTTGATGCTGATCCCAACACTCTGTGGCACACTGCCTGGACCCCTGAACCAAAGCGCCATCCGCACGAACTGAAGATTCAATTCAACTCAGCGCGTGAATTTAGCGGGGTGACGATCCTGCCACGCCAGGATGGGCCGCGAAACGGCTGGATCAGGGAGTTTGTGGTTTACGCCAGCAATGACGGTTCAATCTGGGGTGAGCCGGTCGCGAAAGGCAGCTTTGCGCAAGACGCGAAGCTCAAGTCCGTTTCATTTGACCGCACAATCAACGCGAAGTTTGTGCGGTTCGTTGCGCTGTCGGGATTTGGGTCGGATCCGCACGCATCGATGGCAGAGTTCTCATTGGTGGACGAAGGGGCGAGGGCAGAAATGCGCGATGAACGTGGGATTCCGATTCGGCAGGTGCGGGGATCGGTGTTTGAACCAGCAGCCAATCAAGCCATTCCGATCACGGTTGATGGCCGAAGCGGAGGATTAGTCTTCGATGGAGTGGGCGCTGTGAGCGCGGGCGGGTCTTCGCGGTTGTTGATCGATTATCCCGAACCGCAGCGCAGTGAAATTCTAGATTACCTGTTCAAGCCGAACTATGGTGCGGCGTTGCAAATCCTTAAGGTGGAGATTGGCGCCGACAGCGACACGACTGCTGGTGCGGAACCCAGTCACGAACGCGAACCGGGCAGCATCAATTGCGGTCGCGGTTATGAATGGTGGTTGATCAAAGAGGCCAAGGCGCGCAACCCGGCAATCAAATTAGCGGCACTCGCGTGGGGCTCGGCTGGCTGGGTGAATGGCGGGTTCTGGTCGGATGACAACATTCAATACACGCTGAACTGGCTTGGATGTGCTGCGTTGAACGGCTATCGCGTTGATTACCTCGGCGGAGGGAATGAGCGCGGCTGGGATGCCGAATATTACATCAGGCTCGCCGCCGCCTTGAAGCAAAACGGCTTCGGCCACGTGAAAGTGATTGCGAGCGATGACCACAACCCTCCGAACTACTGGAGTGTCGCGACCGCGATGAAGAACAATCCCGCGTTTGCCAGCGCGGTGGATGTCGTGGGGCAGCACGATGTCTGCGGCTGGCGGACATTGCAGCGGCATTGCAGCGTGAGTTCCGATGCCCTCGAACTGAGCAAGCCGCTTTGGGACAGCGAGAACAGCACGCAGGATTATCTCGTTGGCGCGGAGCCGTTGGCGAGGGTGATGACGCGGCACTATCTCGATGCGGGGGTGACGGCGAATCTTAACTGGGCGCTTGTCTCATCAATGTATTCCAGTTTTCCATGTGCCGGCACCGGACTGATGCTCGCTGACCGCCCGTGGTCGGGCTATTACGACGTCGGCAAAATCATCTGGGTTGACGCCCATCTCACGCAATTCACCGAACCCGGCTGGCGTTATCTTGACTCCGCCTGCGGCTACAGCCAGGGCGGCGCGAGCTTCACTACACTACGATCCCCCGTTTCAGGTGATTACACGATGTTTATCGAGACACTCGATCAATCGCGCAGTGAGACCTGGGACGTTTCGATCGAGGGTGGACTCTCAACGCACCCTGTGCAGCTATGGTCAACAGCGATGCGCTCGGCGGATGCTTCGCGGGACTTTGTGCATGTCGGTTCGATCGAGCCGAAGAACGGTCGCTATCAGGTGAAGCTGGAGCCTGGCCACGTGTACACAATTTCCACACTGACAGGTCAGGGCAAAGGAGATGCGCGTCCAACCGCCAGCGGCGTCGCGCAGATGCCGCTGCCGTTCAGGGAAGACTTCGAAGCCGTTGATGTTGGCCGATTTGCAAAATATTTTTCGGATGTGCACGGCGCGTTTGAAATTGCTCCTGCTTCAGCCAATCACGGAGGCAAGGTCTATCGCCAGGTCGTATCGCGGGAGCCCGTGATCTGGCATCGCACGAAAATGCAGCCGACCACGATCGTGGGCGACCCGCGATGGTGGGGTGATTACGAAGTGAGCGCGGATGCTTTGCTGGAGGGCAAGGGATCCCTGGCGTTGCTGGGCCGCGTTGAATCGCAGCAGCACAGTGCCGCGGGATATCATCTGCAGTTCGCCGATTCAGGAGAATGGAAGCTTCTTTCGCAGGACATCCGAGGCGTGGACACGATTCTCGCATCGGGCACAAATAATTCCTTCGGTGTCAACAAGTGGCATCGGCTCGCGTTGCGTTTTGAAGGCGCGACAATCACTGCGACTCTTGATGGCGCAGTGATGGCCCGGGTTAAAGATGACAGCCACACCATGGGCCAGGTGGGGTTTCGAGTCAGTCCCTGGCAGCATGCGCAATTTGATAATCTTCGCGTTGTTCCCACCCGTCCTGCGCCGCAACTGCTTGCGCGTTCTGAGATGAAGGCGGTGGCGACGAGTGAGCATGCGATGAACGATCACGGCATGATCCACATTGCGGCCAATGCCATCGACGATCGGCTGGAAACCACGTGGCGCTCGGAGTATTCACCCATTGCGCCACTGCCACAATCCGTGACTGTGGATCTTGGGTGCGAACACGCCGTTCAGGGTCTCATCCATCACCCCCCCATCGCAGGGTTGAGCGATGCAGCCGGCTGCATCACGGAATACAATGTGTACCTCAGCGCGGATGGATCGAATTTCGGCAAGGTAGCCTCTGGACGGTGGCGCCCCGGCATTGCCGCGCGAACCGCAGCATGGCCCAGCGCGTCCGCGCGATTCGTTAGGCTCGAGGCAACTGCAAGTTCATCGGGTTCGGCTGTTGCAGTGAGTGAGTTGGATGTCATTGCTTCGTCATCGACCGGATCGTCGAACACGGCGCAACGGTGA
- a CDS encoding glycoside hydrolase family 88 protein, with product MSLLRHRPDRRTRRNGEGKTSMMDKNQRRNGMQRIALGGFAGLLCLTACSVPAPQPLASSAPLACEPANVLAMMEHVADWQLAHPARYRTTDWTQGALYAGMMALDGISPSPRFREAMQRVGATNQWKLGAWHYNADDHCVGQMYAEMAMRLEDSTIIGPMRAQFDSILEKPSPVALLDFRRREAGDRWSWCDALFMAPPAWTRLWSATGDRRYLDYAVSNWWITSEFLYDDVEHLFYRDSTYFNRIEANGKRVFWGRGNGWVMGGLVRVIQDLPADHPERERFLRQFRDMSAKILQCQQPDGLWRSSLLDPESYPLKETSGSGFNTYAVAWGVNEGVLDRARFQPAVDKAWAALVGCVTGEGKLTHVQPIGADPKKFDVNHSDVYGVGAFLLAGSEVYRMHGGRVLYTHRANAKISHDGNAAASNTAAAAQFQRVVERYRQVILRNDPDWSQEKTTAAQPTQSAKWIESLGADGTWPDIDYANQERAFWKTCMHLDRVRSLARALVDPQHSLHQHPELESAVFRALDFWLAKRFTNPNWWWNQIGVPAIMADVVVLMDEHLSEPQRKGALEVVAQSGRPRRGSGANTVWIADISLQYAALTRNAEFLAECSRIIAGEINITTQDGIQSDYSFHQHYQRLQQFSYGRPYLVTGTRVAWQLQGTPWEIAEEKAGILAGLALEGDQWMSRGIYTVPSVLDRSVSRPGTLKWADIRTTLKQLRDLVPQRSVELNRYVARQNDVRREPLVGARNFPRSDFVAYHRPRFSFFVKTLSSRTFTTEVGLNSEHLKGGLQNCGDHYLMREGDEYFDLAPVWDWNRLPGVTYAEGAGVPQRDDFVGAVTDQASCAIAMNTRFGTTNETRLSARKFWACHGDIVVSLVAGLKADASIGAVRTAMDQSHLRGPVTLCDSNGRVREVQGSAEGTNARWIHHAGFVYVPIAENASVETGVREGSWRSINAALPDDRVSAPVFLPSIEHDTRASSKGSGFVIAPGTAAEARKLFKNPPWRVLRNDEAVQAVQFDDGAILAAIYQANEIVSDLRVDRACLVLQRGNRIWIADPAQRGGWVTATIKGKTRRGVLRPGGFTAELLEPPTRSLTAVEVSTLPSRSTFRRFGSAAIRSRLAE from the coding sequence ATGTCATTGCTTCGTCATCGACCGGATCGTCGAACACGGCGCAACGGTGAGGGCAAGACTTCGATGATGGACAAGAATCAGCGCCGGAACGGGATGCAGAGGATCGCGCTGGGTGGGTTTGCGGGGCTGCTGTGTCTCACCGCCTGTTCTGTTCCGGCGCCGCAGCCTCTCGCGTCGAGTGCACCTCTCGCATGCGAACCTGCGAACGTGTTGGCGATGATGGAGCATGTGGCTGACTGGCAGCTCGCACACCCGGCGCGTTATCGAACGACCGACTGGACGCAAGGGGCGCTGTACGCAGGAATGATGGCTCTCGACGGAATCTCTCCCAGTCCGCGCTTTCGTGAAGCCATGCAGCGGGTGGGTGCCACCAATCAATGGAAGCTTGGTGCGTGGCATTACAATGCCGACGACCACTGCGTCGGCCAGATGTATGCGGAGATGGCGATGCGGCTGGAGGATTCCACAATCATCGGCCCGATGCGCGCGCAGTTCGACTCGATCCTGGAGAAGCCTTCGCCCGTTGCGCTGCTCGATTTCAGACGACGCGAAGCGGGGGACAGATGGTCCTGGTGTGATGCGTTGTTCATGGCGCCGCCCGCATGGACGCGCCTCTGGTCAGCCACCGGAGATCGACGATATCTCGACTATGCCGTTTCAAACTGGTGGATCACGTCAGAGTTTCTTTACGACGACGTCGAGCATCTCTTCTACCGCGACAGCACTTACTTCAATCGCATCGAGGCCAACGGTAAACGCGTGTTCTGGGGCCGTGGGAACGGCTGGGTGATGGGCGGCCTTGTTCGGGTGATCCAGGATCTGCCGGCGGATCATCCCGAACGCGAACGGTTCCTCCGGCAGTTCCGCGATATGTCGGCGAAGATACTTCAATGCCAGCAGCCGGATGGGCTGTGGCGATCGAGCCTGCTGGATCCTGAGAGCTATCCGCTGAAGGAAACCAGCGGCTCGGGGTTCAACACCTACGCCGTAGCGTGGGGAGTCAATGAAGGGGTGCTGGACCGTGCGCGTTTCCAGCCGGCGGTCGACAAGGCGTGGGCTGCGCTCGTCGGATGCGTCACAGGCGAAGGCAAGCTCACCCATGTGCAACCCATTGGAGCCGATCCCAAGAAATTCGACGTGAACCACTCCGATGTGTACGGCGTCGGCGCGTTCCTTCTCGCAGGGAGCGAAGTATACCGCATGCACGGCGGTCGCGTGCTTTACACGCATCGCGCCAACGCAAAGATTTCCCATGATGGAAACGCCGCCGCGTCAAACACAGCCGCAGCAGCGCAATTCCAAAGGGTGGTGGAACGTTATCGTCAGGTCATCCTGCGAAACGATCCGGATTGGTCGCAGGAGAAAACGACAGCGGCGCAGCCGACGCAATCCGCGAAATGGATTGAATCGCTCGGCGCCGATGGCACATGGCCGGATATCGATTACGCGAATCAGGAACGGGCATTCTGGAAAACCTGCATGCATCTCGATCGCGTTCGATCCCTCGCCAGGGCGCTTGTGGATCCACAACACTCGCTGCATCAACACCCGGAACTCGAATCGGCAGTGTTCCGCGCGCTGGATTTTTGGCTCGCGAAGCGTTTCACAAACCCGAACTGGTGGTGGAACCAGATCGGCGTTCCCGCCATCATGGCAGACGTCGTGGTTCTCATGGACGAACACTTGAGCGAGCCGCAGCGCAAGGGCGCGCTCGAGGTCGTTGCGCAATCAGGACGCCCGCGCCGCGGCAGTGGCGCCAACACCGTCTGGATCGCAGACATTTCCCTGCAATACGCCGCGCTGACTCGCAACGCGGAATTTCTCGCGGAGTGCAGTCGTATCATAGCAGGGGAGATCAACATCACGACCCAGGATGGCATTCAGTCCGACTACAGCTTCCATCAGCATTACCAGCGATTGCAGCAGTTCTCGTACGGCCGTCCTTACCTCGTGACGGGCACGCGCGTGGCCTGGCAGTTGCAGGGTACGCCGTGGGAGATTGCGGAAGAAAAGGCCGGCATCCTTGCAGGCCTGGCGCTGGAAGGAGATCAATGGATGTCTCGCGGGATTTATACCGTTCCGTCCGTTCTCGACCGCAGCGTGAGCCGGCCAGGCACGCTGAAGTGGGCCGATATTCGGACAACGTTGAAACAGCTGCGCGACCTGGTTCCCCAACGCAGCGTTGAACTGAACCGGTATGTTGCGCGGCAGAACGACGTTCGGCGGGAGCCGTTGGTTGGCGCCCGGAATTTTCCAAGGTCCGACTTCGTTGCATATCATCGACCCCGGTTTTCGTTTTTTGTGAAGACACTTTCGTCGCGAACATTTACGACGGAGGTTGGATTGAACAGTGAGCATCTGAAGGGTGGGCTGCAGAATTGCGGCGACCACTACCTGATGAGGGAAGGTGACGAGTATTTCGATCTTGCGCCTGTCTGGGATTGGAATCGATTACCCGGAGTCACGTACGCCGAAGGTGCGGGAGTGCCCCAGCGCGACGACTTTGTGGGCGCGGTCACGGATCAGGCGAGCTGCGCGATTGCGATGAACACCCGCTTTGGCACGACCAACGAAACCAGGTTGAGCGCGAGAAAATTCTGGGCGTGCCATGGCGACATTGTGGTTTCGCTCGTCGCGGGATTGAAGGCAGACGCTTCCATCGGAGCCGTTCGGACTGCGATGGACCAAAGCCATCTGCGCGGACCTGTCACGCTTTGTGACTCCAACGGCAGGGTTCGCGAAGTGCAAGGCTCAGCCGAGGGAACGAACGCGCGCTGGATTCATCATGCCGGGTTCGTTTATGTGCCGATCGCGGAAAATGCCAGCGTGGAAACAGGAGTTCGGGAAGGCTCATGGCGATCCATCAATGCTGCGTTGCCGGACGATCGGGTGAGTGCCCCGGTTTTTTTGCCGTCCATTGAACACGACACGCGTGCATCTTCCAAAGGCTCGGGCTTCGTGATCGCGCCGGGTACCGCTGCAGAAGCACGCAAGCTGTTCAAGAATCCTCCATGGCGTGTGCTGCGCAATGACGAAGCAGTTCAGGCCGTCCAGTTCGATGACGGAGCGATTCTCGCGGCAATCTATCAAGCGAACGAAATCGTTTCTGATCTGAGGGTTGACCGAGCCTGCCTGGTCTTGCAGCGCGGAAATCGAATCTGGATCGCTGATCCTGCGCAGCGTGGTGGCTGGGTGACAGCGACAATCAAAGGGAAAACGCGACGGGGTGTGCTGCGTCCCGGCGGTTTCACGGCCGAACTCCTTGAGCCTCCAACCCGCTCTTTGACTGCGGTCGAAGTTTCTACCCTGCCTTCGCGATCCACGTTCCGCCGCTTTGGAAGCGCGGCGATACGGTCCCGGCTCGCCGAGTGA